The region tagttattttaaataatgaattaagTACCTGTGAActtaccccccaaaataaaagccCTACATGTTGGAAAAACTACCAGATTTTCCCCATTATCTCAACCCCTTGCCTCCCTCTACTCAATACATTCATCATTTTGCATGTGTTCatcatttccctttttcctttttttacataGTCTAACTGCATttctaaaaagtatatttttaaaaattttagtcgTTTAACATTGTTAAAAGGGCATCATGGTATGGGCAACCTTTGGGGTTtactttatttttagtaaatagtACAAtgtctggcttccctggtggcacagtggttggcagtccgcctgccgatgcaggggacgcgggttcgtgccccagtccgggaagatcccacatgccgcggagtggctgggccagtgagccatggccgctgagcctgcgcgtccggagcctgtgctccgcaacgggagaggccacagcagtgagaggcccgcgtacagcaaaaaaaaaaaaaaaaaaaaaaaagaacaatgtcaTCTATATTGTTGCATATTACTATCATTCATGTTTTGACCATCATATAAAATTCTCTACTGTGAACATACCATGATACATCAATTTACTCTGCAATTGATTGGCATCTAAGTTGTTTccaggattttattttgttttttgtttttgttattatgaacaaagctgctaaAAATTCTTGAACATGGCTATGGTTAAACACACGCAAGACTTAATTTGGATATATGACTCGAGTTAGAATTGCTAGGTTATAGGGAATATGACAGTGGAGTTTTCCACTTTTCCTTACGGTTatattagtttttgctttatataatcTGATGCTATTTTATTAGTAAAATAATGGTAAAAATTCTTGGTGTATTGAATCTATTATCATCATATAGTAATTCTTCCCATGCCTAAGAATACTTTTGACTTAAAATGAGTTTAAATCTGATACTAATATCACTATACTGGCTTTCCTTTGCCTGTTTTAATAATTTGCCTGATAGGACTTCTAGCAtacttttccttcaatttttgtaTGTCCTTATCCTTTAGGTGTACCTTCTGTAAACCGCATGTAAAtggacctttttttcccttttaactggtgagtttggctttttaataattattgatatCTCAGGATCTATTGTGAATatcttattttttcaatatttaaaaattctattatttttaatactttttaatattattcttcctttttttttcctgtgaatacatacacatatacatattacacattatatatgtataattacatttatatatatatgtatatataaaacatcccCCTTAATAAGACAAGAACACCTTTGTCATGTTCTCAAACTTCTTGGTGTACCCCCATCAGGCTGATATTATCTAGacttttaattctgaaaatttaTGGATGTATTTTCTCTtagacatttctttcatcttagatatttttaaagacaactgattttactaaaatatttgaTCATCTTTTCTAGTGCAATATCATCTAGATTTTTACCACCTTTTCCTCAAGAACTCATGCACTGTTTTCAGTGTGGATCTCTGTGCTGCGACATTTCTGAGGTTTTCTACACCTGAGATTATCTGTCTCCTATTCTCATACCTGAATGGCACTTTGGCTGAATATAAAACTTCAGTTTCTAAGTACTTTCccttcaatattttgaaaatcttatgttattgttcttcttgcttcttatGCTATTATTGAAACGTTCAATGTTAATTTGATATTAATTTTTCATACTGTaaacttttagaattttctgCCTTGGATCTCCCAAATTTCCCTATAACCTGTTAGTGTGGGTTTTCCATATCATTCTCCTTTGATACTGCATGGGCCCTTCCATCTGAAgtcttttatttgttcattcatccatccattcatttattggaAATTTAAcactttcatttctctaaaaagtcatccatttatttttccttctctttcttttccggATTATCTGTATACTGCCACTTCTACGTCTGCTCTCCATTATCCCTTTTCTACTTCTCTgcacttcccttcttccttttgggAGATGAACTCTGGTCTTCCAATGTTCTCACGTGCTCTTTACTGTGTCTCTTCTGCTATCTTATCCTATCTCTCTTGTTCTTTATTTCAGCTACGATATATTTCATTTGTAATATGGCCATTtggttcctttttgtttgttttcatacaGCTAACATTATCCCTTATCTTTTTTTAGTATGTTTATCAGGCTAATTTATAAATTGTGGTCCATTCTAATGTTTATGCTTCTGATGGAAACCATAATctactatttgtgtgtgtgtgtgtcttttaaaataactgtaCTTCTCAAAATAATCTAATTTGCACATGCATTCATTTTCCTCTGGAAATGTGTTGAGGATAGGTCGAGGATGACCCACTGGCACTTAGGGGTTTTCTGGGATGCTAGACTAAACCCAGGGCAGTCCTAGGTAAACAAGGATGGTTCATCATTTTACTAGACCCCAGTCTGAGACACGCCAAGTTGCTCAGGGGTGAGAGTAAATGAGCTCTGCAGTGAAGAACCCTAAACCCAAGAAAATCACAGCCAATCACTTCTTAGATCAAGAATTCACCTTCTGTTTCCCCAGAGAGGAGCAACCTCAGGAGGAACAGTCCTTAGGTTGTGATTCGCCAGCTGCCAGGGAAGTTAGAGAAGGAGGTGTTGGTGGGCAACTGCCCTAAGTTGGTTGGGAGCCAAGGAGTTTCATGGCTCCTCACAAGCACAGGGCTTCTGTGCGGCCCTGATTTCCTTATGGAGTCTACATGGCCCAGAGCTCAGAGTCACAATGCATGCAGGGGCAGGCACTGATTTTCCCAAGGCAGCGGAAAGGAGAAGTACTAGCAGATTTTCAACAGTTCTTTCCCTGTTTTATTCTCCCACAGTGTGGCTGGCTGCTTCTTGCCCCAGGCCCACATCCCCACTACCCTCTTCTCGTCCCAGACAATTTCAAAACGACAAAAAACCCTCATTCCTGGGTTTTCCCATAGTCTTCTTCATTGCAGGGTGTTTCACCCTCCATATTACTCCAGCCATCCAGGAGGAAGGAGCAGTAAGGCTAGTTCAGCATCTTCATATCACATATTAGTAGAGTTGctcctaattatttttaaattttttattaaaaacaaaaagtttcttGGATATGTGGGAAAGTGATTTGGAAAtggcaaaacatttttattattcataataatgtaACTAATGTAAAAAATTAGTTACATTATTATGAATATCAAGATATTCATATGCCTACTGtggcttaattttaaaatgttcttatatCTGTACAGAAAATAGCATTAGAAAAATTACTACAATTATATTTGACCAAAAACCACGTAATGTCTGACAAACTTCTGATTTTTATTACAGGTTATTTATTGCTGCTATACTATTACATTTGGTACATCTATGTGTTTCTTTACGTCCAAAATGCATCACTAAGCTATAATTTATTATTCCTTGCAGCTACTTTATTGAAAAGATTTTTCTATGGCAAGGTACAAAAAGGCACTctacaaaaaacattttaagttacATTATTTACCAAAAGACTATCTTTATATATTACTGGTctgttgaaatttttcttttcaatcaaaTCCCATTCATTTTTACATAATGCATGTCAATAACAGCTAccatgaaaaaaataactataagCAAAAATTGTTtccctgtttattttcattttttgctactcttcatttttcttcctgcttctatTTGTGAAAGTGTGAATCCCTCTTTCAtgatgtcctcaagtccataatTACCCCTTATGACAATTTTTTCATGATACCCACATtataaattattcattattttgaataatgcctTAAGTTCAAATGTACCTTTGTACTCTTCTACTTCTTCTTCTgtattgtttttttctatattattttcatacttttcatAATCTTGCTTTGAGACTTCTGGCTTCTGATTTTTTCCCTGATAGTTGTCCCTAGAATGGCGTTGCTATAGGGAATTAAGGAATCAAGTGATTCTGTATTCCCCTTATTTCACTCTACCCCATTcctgctttcttcttttgctctctcatCTTCTGCCCCACCTAGTCTATTCTTTGGCCACTTCCTTCAAAACATGGCTCCATATTAATTTTCTCAGACAGCTTTCCCTGACCAAACCCACTCCAGGTTATTATGTTTCTCTTGACCTCTAGGAATTCATGTATAAATGATACATACTATTACCATGTACTTGGAAAAGTGTTTCTGTGATGTTATTCAGttatttagttatatattttgtaatattctattatttatattttattttattacacacCCTTGTAatccctgatttttttcctccttattagCATTAGTTATAGCTGTTATTACATAATGTAAATGTGTAATCAGTTGCTTAATGCCTGCCTCTTCTGTTTATAACATCTCGTCTGTACCTCCTCCTAGAATTCAAGCTCTTTTGGCTATCTGTCTATTGTTGTATCCTCGGGACCTAGAATAAtaaacatagtaagtgctcaataaatattataatgtcTTGGAAATACCATGCAGTTCATTAGTAGAATAAAAGTGCTCATAAATGATTGCTGATCTTTTAAAACACCATTTTGTCTCAAATCCCTAACACTCTGTGTAACAGTTGAGATGTATTTGCCTGCAAGATGCAGAAAACCTAGCAGACTTAAactaacaaacataaaacaaaggaCACTAGCTGTTTACTTAACCATGGTCCAAAGGTGGGCATTTCCAACATAGGTTTGACATTCAATGTTGTCATCCAGGACTaggttcttcccttccttcttaacCATCCAAAGCTTGTTGGTTTTCAAACTCACCCATAAGGCATCACAGCCCAAAGGTGGTGGCCACATACTCATATTTCAATGAGCAAAGCAGGAAGCAAATGATGTCAAAAGTGGGGATATTAACTCATTCTTGTCAGAATCCCAGAAATCCCCCAGCCTAGCAGCCTTCTTCCCAGACCAATGGCAAGAACTGAGTCATGTGCCTACTTCTGAACTATGTACAGAACGGAAAGCGCTACCATCAATGATCAATCCTGattcatccctttttttttttttccccaaaagtaaAGGGAAACTGCAGGGTATGCAAGCAACATTGTGACTGGTCTTCTATATTCAAAAAATTACACTAGAGCTATTTTCCTCAGGACCTTTAAGCTCTTAAGATTCttcagggtttttcttttttttttttttcctcccctatatTTTAATCATTAAGCCTTTccttcatggatttttttttttctgctgaaaaTTGCCTATTGAAAAATTTCTGTTCTTGGGagttccctagtggcacagtggttaagaatccacctgccaatgcaggggacacgggttcaagccctggtccaggaagatcccacatgccacagagcaattaagcccatgcgccacaactactgagcctgcactctagggcccatgagccacaactactgagcccatgtgctgcaactactgaagtccatgctcctagagcccatgctcagcaacaagagaagccaccatcatgagaagcccacgcaccagaatgaagtgtagcccccactcgccacaactagagaaagcccatacgcagcaacaaagacccaatgcagccaaaaataaattaattttttaaaaaaagaaaaatttcttttctctatcAACAGGTTTCTTTCATTGATTTGTTTACATACTCAATTTCTGCATTCTaaatctttgtcttttctaaAGTGCTGAGACATATCACATTTTCAAAAGAGACACACAATTATTTTGCCCCTTCCTTTCCACTCTTCATATATACTTCTGTTTCTCAACTGTATTAGGAGCCTGAGAGgccaagaaaatgttttctgctcTCGTTGTAATTACCAGTAGCATTTCATAGGTGCTAAATGTATTTGACTTGTCCTTCCCCTTTATGGTTAATCAGAGATATGTAGGCTTTTACAGGAAGCAAAAGAAATCAGGGTCTTATAGCCAAGAAAAGCACTGGTCATATTACGAATGCCCTCTACTAACTTGTTTACATTAAATTCCTTGCATACTTGCTTCTTGCTATTGTCAGAAAGTCCCAGAATTCAGTGTATttcccacttcatcccaccttTTCCAACATCTTTCACTGAAGCAAAGAAAGGAGCTGGGTTTCCATGGTAACACAAGTGTGACAGTTGAGGATATATGGGCATAGGTGAGATAATTCTCAGAttcagaggggagaggagaaatgaagtttttctcttttctttttttttttcctcccagcaaTGTACTTCTGAAGCTAAAGAGACCCTGAAGTGTCAGCGTTAAGCTTACACTATCATACAGATTTACAGCTCTTGGggaaaattcaattttattttatctcatttttattttgtctttcccacaaacaaatgaatggagacattttatttctaaaatcacTCTCAGAATAGATAGTTCATGCTAGCATAGCAATGAACACAATTAAGAGATCAGGAGATACACACCCAATTCCCACCCAAATCTTCAAAATTCTCTGCACATCCCAACATCCTTTCTTTTAGCAGCTAATTCTTCTCTTTCACATAGAACCTCAAATCAGGTCACTACCAAGACAGAATAGGTAGGAAAATACGCTCCTacttaacatgttttttttttgagtcttatTGATTAAAAATCTACCTTTATGGTAGCACTGAGAATGAAAATTGAGGCCTGTCATTAGGAGAAACATAAACGAGCTACACTACTCCAAGAGCTGCAGTCTCTACACTTCTCCTTATCAAGAAAGTTGGCACTGATGAAAGGTCAGGGAAAATAAACTGAGAAATGTCTTAAAAAACCTGTCCTCTCTCTATTATGCTAAGTGGAGTAACTGGGCACCGACTCACTATTTTTTTGTGACAACTTCTATCAGATGCACTCCAGTCCAGAGCTTCTCAACTTTTGGGGACCTAAGAAATGAAAGCAGTTGTTTAAAGATACATTCTGGACCCACAATCCCAAtgcaaatttcttaaaaaaaacaaaagtcactGGGTCTTTACTTCTTGCAAAGTGAATGGTTTTTCAGTTCCACTGTAATACAAGGTAATACACAGGTTGTAATGATCCATACAAAGAGAGGAAGTTTGATGCTTCTTGGCTCTATTCAACCCCTGACAAACCTAGGGATTTCTTACGACTACAATACAAAAGTTGGATCTTAAAAGAGATAGTATGCCTTTTCCGTGAAAGAAGTGTAGCTGTTACTAAAGAAACCACAAAAAGCATGTAAGTTTTACACAGTATATGAGACTTCTAAAATGCTAGTTCAACACTGTATTCACCAACAAAATCCTCTTGAAACATGCCTGCCAAAAAAGCTCAGATATGAAGCTGCACTTCAAATCCATATGAGCTCTTAATTTTAATTCACTTACTCACATTACTAGTTTAAAATGAGGTATCAGATGCTCTTTGGTTTCAATTCTCCCAAAACTTTCCTCTTGATTCTTAGTTCTTTTGCAATCTGCCTTCACTGTTGATTCTGGTGGCTCAAATATAACACTCATATTTTGATAAGTAATCAAGAAATAATGATTGACTTATATTTTACCACATATTTTGACAGGACACTTGCCCGCAATTATTTTAAGCAAAAACTTGGTGTGTTACACTATAGCAAGATAATGCAAGGGTAAGTTATTCATTTTAAGATAATGGAGCAATAGGGCTGTAGGACACAGCTAAAGCTGAGTACATCTTTGTAGTAGTTTGATAATTGACCAAAAAAACGATGATAAAAGGACATCTGTTTTATTGATGAACTCAGACCAAAATTCTCTCTACATGATGACCTTGTGCGGAAGAGGAAGGCTGAAGAGGTATGCCATGATCAAACCTTAGTCAGAACTATAGAAACTTATTATTCCCAAGAAATGTGAGACGGTAATGGATGGGTGTAGACTAGTTCGAGAAGGACATAGTTTGTGGAAGGTAAATCCAATTACCAGTTATTGCAAAATATAATCCAGGAATATTTAGGGACATAACTTCTCCTAAATTTGACGTTATGGGTGGGAGAGAGTGTGTAATTAAGATCTAATGCCACAGAGAGAACAGTAAGTTTCAAAACTGAGTTGTTAAAAACGTTTTAGGAGGCACGCATGGAGGACCCATGCAACTGCTGCTGTATGTCTAAGGACCCGACATTTTCTCACCCTAAAGAGTCCCTGTTTTGTCAGTTCACCCCACTTTTCAGCCCACATCCCTCAGCACTATTTCCGTGTCTATCATTTAGGCAGAATGCCATGGAGACGACGTTAAAAGTGAAATGCATCACTCTCGCCCGCAACACATCCTGTTTCTTTGCCCGAATAGGGTACCGCGACCCACCCCTCAATCACTGACCCCTCCCAGACCCCACCAGCTCTTCCCCTTCTCCATACTACCGGCCCTTGGTGGCAAGGAAACCGCGAATTCTGGTTGGCTCAGCGCAAGTCTCCGTCTTTCTTCAGCTCACCTATGATTGGTTGGCAGAGTGTGCGCAGGAGCAAACGCCCAGCCTGGCCAACAGTGGCAGATGGGATGGCTGAGCCTGCGATTAGACTTTTCCTCCATTGGCTGATGGGTCAGTGTCACGTGGCATGAAGCGGCTCTCTATTGGCCGAGAATGATACCACGGGGTCCAAAAACGCGGGCTGGTTGGCTGAAATGAATCCCAGCTTCCTACTAGATGCCCCGGCTGGCTGTTGCTATGAGGTGTCCCCGGGCCttctggctgctgctgctgggggatCCGCTCTCCCGGTTTTCCAGGCGCCCGTAGCTGACAGGGCGTGGGAAGAGCTCGACTTTTATCAGGCACTGAAGAAGGGCGGggctggggaaggtgggagggacccCCGGCGACGTCACAGAGCGTGGGCCCGGCTTCCGCGGTTTCTGGCCTTCGCCGCCTCGGGCAGTGGGCTGGATGGGGGTCTGTCACTTCTCCCTCAGTGTCCTGACGCTTAAAACAAAGCTGCATTTCGTTGTACTTATGCTCCTCCCTTAAAGCTTCTTATGTTTATACAAGAGAAAACCAAAGCTCTCAGGAATGCTGACAGACTGGGTGGTGCCCAGCAAGGCCCTCAAGCGAAGGCCTCCGTCTGGACCTTGCCAGTATCTTCTCCCCGCCTCATGTTAAAACCTGGAGATTGCTCTGGCCCCTCCAACATCTTGTCTCCGCCAAATTCTGACCGTGGCGTTCTCAAGTAGAAGCGGCTCCCGTCGCAGGAGGAAGAACTGCGCATGCTCAGTACGCAGGCCCCGGGGTTCAACGGGGCAGACCGGGTGGGGTGTTGTTCGGTAACCCAGGTGGCTGTTTATCTAAACGCGGGCGGAGGCTTCCGCGCCGCGCCGAGCTTCCTGGGAGCGCGCGCGCGGCCGGTCGCCTAGGCGACGGGGGGAGCAGGGGCGGGGCTGCGCCGCCGGGCTCCGCCCCGGGCCGCCGGGCCCCGCCCCTAGCAGCGCTGCGGCTCGGGCTCGGGCGCGCGCTTCGGCGCCGGGaagagcggcggcggcggcgggcggggagCTGGGCGTGGAGGCGCGAGGGGCGGGGCCGCCGGCACTGCGGGCCCGCGGTTCGGGCGGCTCCGTCGGCTCCTTGACTCACACTCCCTGCTCGCCCTTAGTGCCTGCCGGCGCCCGCGGTGCCGCATTGCCGCCCGGCTCGGCCCATGCCCAGGGCTGCTGCTCCCTCCGCCGGCGCCCGGGGGGCCGCGGCGACCGTGAGGTGGGGGCGGCCGCGGGAGGCGGCGGAGCCGGCCGCCGGCGCAGGGTCCGGGCGCGCAGCGCGGCGGGCGTAGGTCTATGTCgcgggcagcggcggcggcggcggccgcggagGGACGATGCGCGAGTACAAAGTGGTGGTGCTGGGCTCGGGCGGGGTCGGCAAATCCGCCCTGACTGTGCAGTTCGTGACCGGCACCTTCATCGAGAAATACGACCCCACCATCGAGGACTTCTACCGCAAGGAGATCGAGGTGGACTCGTCGCCGTCGGTGCTGGAGATCCTGGACACGGCGGGCACCGAGCAGTTCGCGTCCATGCGGGACCTGTACATCAAGAACGGCCAGGGCTTCATCCTCGTCTACAGCCTCGTCAACCAGCAGAGCTTCCAGGACATCAAGCCCATGCGGGACCAGATCATCCGAGTGAAGCGGTGAGAGGGCCGGGGGCGCGGGCAGGGGGCTTCGCGGTGCGGCCGGCAGCCCCTGTCCCGGGGCCAGAACTCCCTCCCGCGCGCTCTGGGGTGGCCGTGGGCAGGAGG is a window of Delphinus delphis chromosome 18, mDelDel1.2, whole genome shotgun sequence DNA encoding:
- the RAP2A gene encoding ras-related protein Rap-2a — translated: MREYKVVVLGSGGVGKSALTVQFVTGTFIEKYDPTIEDFYRKEIEVDSSPSVLEILDTAGTEQFASMRDLYIKNGQGFILVYSLVNQQSFQDIKPMRDQIIRVKRYEKVPVILVGNKVDLESEREVSSSEGRALAEEWGCPFMETSAKSKTMVDELFAEIVRQMNYAAQPDKDDPCCSACNIQ